The following DNA comes from Cellulophaga sp. HaHa_2_95.
TTTAGGTATTGCCTATTTCACAAGTGAAGCGTTTGAATCAAATACATCCTATCAATTAACTGGTCTAGGATTTCGTGTAGGGAAAAAGGTAGCAGCGTTTGCAGAGTTAGGGTTTGGTTATAAAGGCTCTTTTGTTCTTGGTGCTTCATGGCAATTTTAATTGTAAGTTCTAAAAGAAGTGGCGACTAAAACGCTTCATAAATAACTTATATTTCTTTAACTATGAATTTATCATTTAAAAACACCCTTGCAAGTGCTATTGTAGCATTTGCTTTTACCTTTTCTATTACAGCGCAAAATACAGATACTAAATCAGCAGCATTATTAGATGCCCTAGAAACTGTAAATGGTGGATACAAAAAATTATCTACTAAAAAAGATGTAGAGTTTACCTATGTCTATGATAACTTTGAGAAGGGGAAAGATGTCTCGTTAGAGCGTCATATCTTTAATGGAGAACAATCATGGGCTTCTTACTCGCAACATGATCTTAATGTGCTTCCTGGTAAAAAAGGAACGGCCGTACAATCATTAGTAGATGGTACTCCTGCATTAACTTTAGAAGGTAAAGCAATAACGGATCCTAAAGCGATTGGTGGAACAAAATTTTTACGTGAAGTTAACTTTTATTGGTTTGCCATGATGTACAAACTAAAAAATGAGGGTGCTAATTATAAATTTTTAGGAACTGAAAAAGTAGGTAACATTACTTATGATAAAGTAAGCTTAACTTATAGTTCTGATGTTACTAAAAAAGAGCAGAATGATGAATACATCTTGTACTTTAATCCTGAAACACATTTAGTAGATCAATTCTACTTTTCATTGCCAGCATGGGGAATTAATAAGCCAGTATTGAAAATGACCTTAGCTTATGAAACTATTGATGGTATTCTAGTATCTACGGTTCGTAAAGGATTTGGGCCTGATGGATCTCCAATGGGAGTTTTTACATTCAGTAACGTAAAATTTAATAACGGTTTCAAAAAAGAAGCGTTCTTATTAAAATAAGAAACGTAACAAACACTAGTTCGAAAGTCCACCTCAAAAGGGTGGACTTTTTTATGCCAAACTATTTTTGAGTTTATGCGTTTATGCTTTTTTAGAAGGTACAAAGCTTGAATTGCTGGGAAACTCAAAGAGTTCTAAATGAAAATAAGGTACAGCAGCAATGATATGATCAAAGATATCTGCCATAATATATTCATAATTCTGCCAGCGTTTATCACTACTAAAGGCGTAAATTTCTAAAGGAATTCCATGAGCTTCAGGAGCTAATTGGCGTACCATGATCATCATATCTTTATTGATGCCAGAATGGTTTTCTATATGGGTTTCTATATACTTTCTAAAGACACCAATATTCGTAAGATTTCTACCATTTAACAGCAATTCTTTGTTAACGTTATGATTGGTGTTATAAGTATCAATGTCTTCTTGTCTAGTTTCTAAATAGGTAGTTATAGATTCAATTTTCTTAAGTTGCTCTATTTCTTCTTTTGCTAGATATTTAATGCTATCTAATTTTATATGGATAGCTCTTTTTATACGTCTCCCATCAGAAATTTCCATGCCTCTCCAGTTTTTAAAGGAGTCTGATATTAGTGCATACGTGGGAATAGTAGTGATGGTCTTATCAAAATTTTGAACTTTAACTGTAGAGAGATTGATTTCAATAACATCGCCGTCTGCCCCATATTTTTCAAAAGTAATCCAATCTCCAATTCGCACCATATCATTAATAGATACTTGAATGCTGGCTACAAAACCTAAAATAGTGTCTTTAAACACCAGAATAATTACTGCTGAAGCAGCACCAATGGTGGTAATAAATTTGATAAATTCTATTCCTGTGATAATGGCAAAGGCAGACATGATTCCTAGAAGCCATGCAAAAATCATAAATACCTGTATGTAACTATCAATAGGTTTATCTTTTAAACTGCTTAATGTTTTAAAATAATCTTTGAGTGTATTTAAAAAACTACGAACAATCCATAAGGTTAAGATAATGGCAAATACTTGCAAGCCTTTTTCTACAAGATTTTCAAAATAGGGGAAATCTATAAATACATAAGGAATTAGTTCTAAAGCAACAATTAATGGGATAATATGTGCGATGCTGCGTGGAGCTTTGTTTTTTACTAATAAATTATCAAAATTGGTTCTTGATTTAAGGGTGAATTGTGTGAATAGTTTTATTAAAACTTTTCGGAGCACAAAATCTATTAGTACGGTTACTATTAAAAGCGCTACCAGAAGCGCAACCATATTTAAATATTTAGCGGAGTTATGAGATAATCCCAACGATATTAAATAGGTGTATATAAGGTGTTCAAAATTCATAGTTATATTGTTTCAATAAAAGCGATGCTAAGAAAAAACGGAGTCGTTTTTATGGTTTGCAAAAATAAGTATCTGCCCATGCAATTCCTTTATTTTAGCATATTTTTATTAATAAAGGGCATTTTGGAAAATTTTTAGCACTTGAAACTAGCGCTACCAAAGCTTTTCTAATAAAAAACAGTTAAAAAAGCTCGTAATATGTTGTTTATTAATAAAATGGCACGACCTTTGTCTTTTAATAAGTATTATAAATTTAATTACATTACCATGAGTAAAGGAACAGTAAAATTTTTCAATGACACTAAAGGATTTGGATTTATCACAGAAGAAGGTGTTGAAAAAGATCACTTTGTACACATTTCAGGATTAATTGACGAAGTACGCGAAGGCGACGTTGTTGAATTTGATCTTCAAGAAGGAAACAAAGGCTTAAACGCAGTAAACGTAAAAGTTATTTAATATATACTTCAAGTTTTACAAAGCCCATCTATTTATTTAGATGGGCTTTTTTTGTTTAATTTATGAAGTCAAATAACATTCATTTTTTCAAGGTACGCCAACAGTCTCCAGGATATGGGGTATAGATGAATTTTTAGAGATTTTAGTAACTATTTTTTTTGATGGAGAGAAAATATCAATTAGCTTCGTGTCTAATTAAAACCCCAATATCATGAAAAAAAGTAACTTTAAACAAAGGATAAACGCCTGTTTATTCTTCACAAGTCTGCTGTTCAGCTCCGTAGTCTTACAAGCCCAAAATTACTGTTCCTCTACACCCGTAGCGGTTCACGGTAGTTTAAGCGTAAGTGGTAATAAGATCGTAGACAAAAACAACAACCCTGTAAGTTTTGCTGGAAATAGTTTTTTCTGGTCCAATACTGGATGGGGAGCAGAGAAGTATTACAACGCAGACGTTGTAAATTGGCTAGCGTCTGATTGGAATACCACTATTGTGCGAGCAGCAATGGGAGTAGAAGATTCTGGTGGGTATTTGAGTAATCCTACTGAGAATAAGAACAGAGTTAAAGCGGTAGTAGATGCTGCTATAGCAAAAGGTATTTATGTCATCATAGATTGGCATTCTCATCATGCAGAGGATAATGAAGCTGCTGCGATTTCTTTTTTCCAAGAAATGGCTCAAACCTACGGCAACAATCCACATGTAATATATGAGATTTACAATGAGCCTTTACAAGTATCATGGTCTAATACTATTAAGCCGTATGCAGAAAGAGTATCTGCGGCCATTAGAGCGATAGATCCAGACAATTTAATTATTGTTGGAACATCTACTTGGTCGCAAGATGTAGATATTGCTTCAAATGATCCTATTACTAGTACTACCAATATTGCATATACATTACATTTCTATGCCGCTACGCATAAAGAAAGTCTGCGTCAAAAAGCACAAACGGCATTAAACAATGGTGTTGCGCTTATGGTAACAGAATGGGGTAGTGTAGAAGCTAGCGGTAATGGTAGTGTAGATACTGCTTCTACTGATGCTTGGATGTCTTTTCTAGCTACTAATAATATTACGCATGCCAATTGGTCTCTTCACGATAAAAGTGAAGGAGCTTCGGTATTAAATCCAGGTGCGAGTACCACCGGTGGTTGGGCAGCAAGTAATTTAACGGCTTCAGGGACTAAAGTAAAAAGTATTGTCAAAAATTGGAAACAGTATTGCTCAGATACGGGCACAGGTGGTGGTACGACCAATCAAGAACCTAGTGTAAGCATAACAAGTCCTGCAGCAAACAGCTCTTCTGCAGCTGGAACGACTATTCAAGTAAAAGCTACGGCTACTGATGCGGATGGCACAATAACTCAAGTAGCATTTTATGCAAATGGGAGTCTTATTGGTACAGACGTGAGTAGTCCTTATACGCAGAACTGGAATCCAACTTCAGGATCTTATACATTAACGGCTATAGCAACAGACAATGCTGGTGCTAAGACCACAAGTACAGCAGTTGCGGTTACAATAGGAACTCTGCCTGGTGGTGGCACGTGTACTGATTTACCAGTATGGAATGCCAATTCCGTGTATGCAAATGCCGGAACTGAAGTAGTGTTTAATGCTAATATTTACAAGAATAATTGGTATACCAAAAACCAAAGTCCCGCAACCAACTCAGGACAATGGGAAGTATGGACTTTAGTTAGTTCTTGTACAACCATAAATGCTACAAGTGCAAGTACTGAAATAAAGCTTTATCCAAATCCTTCCAGTGATAAAATACAAATTGAAGTTGGTGATACAGAAGATTTTTCTAGAGTATCCATCTTAGATTTTCAAGGAAGAGTAATATATGAAAACAAAATCACCTCAAAAGGAACCATTGAAATTTCTTTAAGTAACTATAATGAGGGAATGTATTTTGTGAAACTATCGGGTAAAAAAGAAGTGACCAAAAGCTTTATTAAAAAGCGATAGCAGAAACTAATTATATCATTTAAAAAGGAACCGTCTCTTGTAAAGAGACGGTTTTTTTATAAAGTATTTTGGATGAACTACCATGGTAAGCAATCTATACAACGCGCCGATTGTATCACAGTTAATTATTGTATATATTAGCGTACTAAATACGCATAGTATGCCACAATCAATTCAACTTTCAGTAGATGCTGTAGTCTTTGGCTATGAATCTGGAACCATATCAGTGTTACTTATTAAAAGAAAATATGAGCCTTTTAAAGGGAAATGGGCAATTCCTGGAGGTTTTGTTTTAGAAGAGGAATCTTTAGAAGAAGCCGTAGCAAGAGAACTTAAAGAAGAAACGGGTATTGCTATAAATTACTTAGAACAGTTATATACGTTTGGTCAACCAAAAAGAGATCCTAGAAGTAGAGTAGTGTCTGTCGCTTATTTTGGTTTAATTAAGCCTAGTGCTTTTAAAATTTTAGCCGCCACCGACGCGGAAGAAGTACAGTGGTTTAAGATAACAGAATTGCCAAGTTTGTCTTTTGATCATGAAGCAATACTGCAAATGGCTATAACGCGGTTGCAAGGAAAAATTACTTATGAGCCTATTGGTTTTGAATTATTAGATACTAAATTTCCTTTTTCTGACTTAGAAAAATTATATGCCACACTTTTGGGAAGAGCTATAGATCGACGTAATTTTAGAAAAAAGATGCTTAGTCTTAATATTTTAGATGAATTAGATGAAAAGGTTTCTAAAGGCTCTGGAAGACCTGCTAACTTATTTAAGTTCAATGATAAACGTTATTTTAAACTCAAAAAAGAGGGCATCATTTTCGAAATTTAAAGGGTTTAAAATTAGTTTGCGTAAAAAAAACACAAATAATTCTTGCGAGATCTTTAAATGTATTTTATATTTGCGTCATAGTTACGCAAATAAAGATTATGATATTCACTTCACAAATAGGACTTCCAATAAAAGAATCAGACCAACGTTATATTTTCTTAGCAGGGAGTATGGCGCATAAGCAATCCGTAAATTGGAGGAATCAAGTGGTAAATAGTTTACCTAATTCGTATCATTTTTTAGATCCTACGAATGAACACCATGATACTTTAAATGCCTTACAAATGAAAAAGTATGTAGAGTGGGAGTTAGACGCTA
Coding sequences within:
- a CDS encoding nucleoside 2-deoxyribosyltransferase domain-containing protein, which gives rise to MIFTSQIGLPIKESDQRYIFLAGSMAHKQSVNWRNQVVNSLPNSYHFLDPTNEHHDTLNALQMKKYVEWELDAMAMADVILFNFLPKALSPISLVELGLYVNTKKLYVVCPKAFYKSSYVLTLCERYHTPTFKTLQETIDTLT
- a CDS encoding cold-shock protein; the protein is MSKGTVKFFNDTKGFGFITEEGVEKDHFVHISGLIDEVREGDVVEFDLQEGNKGLNAVNVKVI
- a CDS encoding NUDIX domain-containing protein; protein product: MPQSIQLSVDAVVFGYESGTISVLLIKRKYEPFKGKWAIPGGFVLEEESLEEAVARELKEETGIAINYLEQLYTFGQPKRDPRSRVVSVAYFGLIKPSAFKILAATDAEEVQWFKITELPSLSFDHEAILQMAITRLQGKITYEPIGFELLDTKFPFSDLEKLYATLLGRAIDRRNFRKKMLSLNILDELDEKVSKGSGRPANLFKFNDKRYFKLKKEGIIFEI
- a CDS encoding cellulase family glycosylhydrolase — protein: MKKSNFKQRINACLFFTSLLFSSVVLQAQNYCSSTPVAVHGSLSVSGNKIVDKNNNPVSFAGNSFFWSNTGWGAEKYYNADVVNWLASDWNTTIVRAAMGVEDSGGYLSNPTENKNRVKAVVDAAIAKGIYVIIDWHSHHAEDNEAAAISFFQEMAQTYGNNPHVIYEIYNEPLQVSWSNTIKPYAERVSAAIRAIDPDNLIIVGTSTWSQDVDIASNDPITSTTNIAYTLHFYAATHKESLRQKAQTALNNGVALMVTEWGSVEASGNGSVDTASTDAWMSFLATNNITHANWSLHDKSEGASVLNPGASTTGGWAASNLTASGTKVKSIVKNWKQYCSDTGTGGGTTNQEPSVSITSPAANSSSAAGTTIQVKATATDADGTITQVAFYANGSLIGTDVSSPYTQNWNPTSGSYTLTAIATDNAGAKTTSTAVAVTIGTLPGGGTCTDLPVWNANSVYANAGTEVVFNANIYKNNWYTKNQSPATNSGQWEVWTLVSSCTTINATSASTEIKLYPNPSSDKIQIEVGDTEDFSRVSILDFQGRVIYENKITSKGTIEISLSNYNEGMYFVKLSGKKEVTKSFIKKR
- a CDS encoding mechanosensitive ion channel family protein, translating into MNFEHLIYTYLISLGLSHNSAKYLNMVALLVALLIVTVLIDFVLRKVLIKLFTQFTLKSRTNFDNLLVKNKAPRSIAHIIPLIVALELIPYVFIDFPYFENLVEKGLQVFAIILTLWIVRSFLNTLKDYFKTLSSLKDKPIDSYIQVFMIFAWLLGIMSAFAIITGIEFIKFITTIGAASAVIILVFKDTILGFVASIQVSINDMVRIGDWITFEKYGADGDVIEINLSTVKVQNFDKTITTIPTYALISDSFKNWRGMEISDGRRIKRAIHIKLDSIKYLAKEEIEQLKKIESITTYLETRQEDIDTYNTNHNVNKELLLNGRNLTNIGVFRKYIETHIENHSGINKDMMIMVRQLAPEAHGIPLEIYAFSSDKRWQNYEYIMADIFDHIIAAVPYFHLELFEFPSNSSFVPSKKA